In Lotus japonicus ecotype B-129 chromosome 5, LjGifu_v1.2, one genomic interval encodes:
- the LOC130719813 gene encoding uncharacterized protein LOC130719813: MGFERLVSFNGGSIQTTVTNVKWSVENLLRSFLDNHSNQMKIIGLDTEWVLSQGEESKCATLNLCDGRSCLIIQLQRLPSIPCSLLNFLRRPDFTFVGLGIKDNLAKLEKDFGIGCRNAVELGQLASAVKGDPRLSFCGLDELVHAVRTDFEPQNWPSCAMFKDWGQMNLSIEQAEFAAINVYSYHYIGRQLLSR; this comes from the coding sequence ATGGGTTTTGAGAGGTTGGTTTCTTTCAACGGAGGGAGCATACAGACCACTGTGACAAATGTGAAGTGGAGCGTTGAAAACCTTCTACGGTCTTTCTTGGATAATCATTCTAACCAAATGAAGATCATTGGGTTGGATACCGAGTGGGTTCTATCTCAAGGTGAGGAATCCAAATGTGCAACTTTGAATCTTTGTGATGGACGTTCATGTCTTATCATTCAGCTACAACGTTTACCTTCCATTCCCTGTTCCCTGCTCAATTTTCTTCGTCGTCCGGATTTCACCTTCGTTGGTCTTGGCATCAAAGATAATTTGGCCAAGTTGGAGAAAGACTTCGGGATTGGATGCAGAAATGCTGTGGAACTGGGACAATTGGCTTCGGCTGTCAAAGGTGACCCTCGTTTGAGCTTTTGCGGCTTAGATGAACTAGTTCATGCTGTTCGTACGGATTTTGAACCTCAAAATTGGCCTTCATGTGCGATGTTTAAGGATTGGGGTCAAATGAACCTCAGCATAGAACAAGCTGAATTTGCTGCCATTAATGTATACTCCTATCACTATATTGGGAGGCAGTTGCTTAGTCGTTAA
- the LOC130720169 gene encoding WRKY transcription factor 23-like, whose amino-acid sequence MEKKSSTSTVKTEDVVGSSSFPCYNSSAFPFSNGFDFSEVEKSSLGFMELLGQGVQDYGSLLDLPQLSTMPSTVSVPHHQTATVKAPSDDAGKECSSEVLNQQPATPNSSSISSTSSEAVINDEQNKTVDQTEDDEHNKTKKQLKAKKTNQKRQREPRFAFMTKSEVDHLEDGYRWRKYGQKAVKNSPFPRSYYRCTSASCNVKKRVERSFTDPSIVVTTYEGQHTHSSPVMPRAGFGGAPIRPGYSTACGATNFGSVLQGNYLSQYQHHPHQHLVNTLSSLQGFPYSDSPSSKNAAFVTQEMQQATAFLMDHGLLQDVVPSHMLKEE is encoded by the exons ATGGAGAAGAAATCTAGTACTAGTACTGTGAAGACTGAGGATGTGGTTGGTTCATCTTCCTTCCCTTGTTACAATTCTAGTGCCTTTCCATTTTCCAATGGATTTGATTTTTCTGAGGTGGAGAAAAGCTCTTTAGGGTTTATGGAGTTACTGGGTCAGGGTGTGCAGGACTATGGTTCTCTGCTTGATTTACCACAACTCTCAACTATGCCTAGTACTGTGTCTGTGCCTCATCATCAGACTGCTACAGTGAAGGCTCCATCTGATGATGCTGGGAAAGAGTGTTCTTCTGAGGTGTTGAATCAGCAACCTGCTACTCCTAACTCTTCTTCGATTTCATCGACATCAAGTGAGGCAGTCATTAATGATGAACAGAATAAGACTGTTGACCAAACAGAAGATGATGAACACAACAAGACCAAGAAACA GTTGAAGGCAAAGAAGACAAATCAGAAGAGACAGAGAGAACCAAGATTCGCCTTCATGACCAAAAGCGAGGTAGATCATCTCGAAGATGGATATAGATGGAGAAAGTACGGTCAAAAAGCTGTGAAAAATAGCCCCTTTCCAAG GAGCTATTATCGTTGCACCAGTGCTTCATGTAATGTGAAGAAACGTGTGGAGCGATCCTTTACTGATCCAAGCATTGTGGTCACAACCTATGAAGGCCAACACACACATTCAAGCCCGGTCATGCCTCGGGCAGGCTTCGGCGGAGCTCCGATACGGCCAGGTTACTCCACCGCGTGTGGCGCCACTAACTTCGGCTCAGTTTTGCAAGGAAACTACTTGTCCCAGTATCAGCACCATCCCCACCAGCACCTTGTCAATACGCTGTCATCTCTGCAGGGTTTCCCTTACTCTGATTCTCCATCTTCAAAAAACGCTGCTTTTGTTACTCAAGAGATGCAGCAAGCGACTGCATTTCTAATGGACCATGGGCTTCTTCAAGATGTTGTTCCTTCACACATGTTGAAAGAAGAGTAG